In the genome of Phlebotomus papatasi isolate M1 chromosome 2, Ppap_2.1, whole genome shotgun sequence, one region contains:
- the LOC129802968 gene encoding nucleoprotein TPR isoform X3, translating to MEEECDKVLHKVLQQEEIDQIPLETRKKLEEFYEQRLSEFYTAKALQLNIENIRQDLETKNGDFQAKLQDSEAKLQSYEELIKELRQQLDTTRNEVLKLQDTVAKYETEVYDCRREKNAAVDERDSLLKMVERRNGEVERQKSDISALENQLQAAIAAKCEVLAKMDDIESKEASLNFKEKRMDQEKEMLNNQIVTLREDLNRNIAEMQTIRRDNTVNNIKLETKLTEKTEELKISQNTVAHLEEANASLMTKLEELNTKLKQNHEESDKMIMSYQKELSTKMNLVDVLKASINENQDQIKDLSNCITELKKLLNEASEKSGELETKLKGIELKHAEELEEKDSTIQQLRQEIEHANELLKEVQEQNIEHAMQQLAPSAAASSKLIKSGMTLTEIYSLYVKTTEELQVTKKENNRLNLQIRTILQELEEKAPLIRKQNLEYQKIEEANAELTQQLDELMKQRVESADEYNGTIAKLSYMERENKKLKQSQADLGRQVCFLVKEIEQMRGGFTSEPDQSITSDMSANEVISKKLVTFGDIQELQENNQKLLNVVRDLSTKLEEMEEAENSMDKASYEAKIANYSKRLNELQSAQEYQTQMMTICMQQRDRFKKLYHDVLKNSGKAFNLDGSLSGQDQMEGMEEETPLASNSSVTSNENSLVKDKKITELEGKLKESAEQLKTLKEEYENYRKERTTNEKMLNEQFETMRNEILSLTSSNCKLMSTVEFNSEQIKLQQKNQAMYKKQIETLEDRNKNYENSIVKHEQTIMILKDEVINSQTKCSRAEVMADNLKQELRILKDSESRLQLEREALHRERHSHNLLMNNLEMIKASFERSETEGKLRLETRLDEATRECSALRRRLQEEQDRFRELVQDLERQTETAKKRMNDELSQVDKIRDELRQSREDVMAKTKQIEDLSHKLQESLTPNKSDNPIAQAQKRVKEMEFQNSEYRLEIESLQKELMTTKEHVQQYCKLSESAEKELKDMSVEYEQLKTTTAAEISKLRESESSLKTRVEELETEISLQITGAQLNVDQDESTQLRKTQTELRDVLQKLSEVNRELRDARDELSSLRNSLQSVEAKYANEMVLHSTDLQALSSLKDELNKLKETMVEFKIQRDRAIEELECTKRGWAETEKHLKADRVSLEERLKDLDAQNAALHDQVQELSTKMTFVGVGATDASDKDDSVADSSLINRSLNDDEAKPNSGQLLQIIKYLRKEKDIAYAEVEVLRAENTRLQAETKIVQKKLDDTNTALVNERTKSEVGIVSATKHEDILRKVETLNAITDSNRSLREERDLLQSKIKDLTTHITTVELELFPLQEKNREIQAKIDEKEAENTTLRVEVTRWRQRANQLIERSNKTNPDIYKNLQNERESLAKMLTNEREILKKTTEELTNIKNDKSRVDTEVTNLSKQVSTLTEEAKKQNETLSNLQATNTKLMHELMEVKNSILTKEDEIKKLSDEVTARDTQMTEVKNKEIQIRKIAKRYKDLYFELKNKEEGKEGEASEENQQNLSTEAGTSKQEPDRALQDKITELNSQLFAAQEEVDTLKKENETLKQFREKDDRSMQQLKEAKARIMTLQETKGVMNRELATAKSQLQTVEQSHDLVIAELKSQYESRLARLEKDLGDAKENQETILRLQRDNEALVVRVNQLHRQLQMPQGAKPSTSSSTTEKNISECPRTANVKPMAGPSHQSATVTPWRGGETPLASIRPMSVQNRTAAVLPTNVATVQGSSSSVTALVPPQQQVHTTGNNSGEAMSSSPTSSHTDYMPATSSATVVVAAVPPMGTASTPAESSQEAESVPTGNNGESSFSSTSTSQLVVSGGQQQQAVALVSPRVEGGSSQNVIAPQAIEQSQTPSTSGTSSSSSALGNQAVIISSHHQASSSSTVTTTQAGSHKRPRDVEGDSSTGNAEEVGEKSQPQMKRTRVQAGETFQGVSESGLDVEYQVPTSSQRDQEDDIIVVDSEEEEDDGMADEGTPDDGPFDDEADEMEAYEQEQEIVNYDEGDGPDIDEDNVPSDNNEVEVDDSNEIPNQSGSSSSNGQIAPDAGSSTSQVGQSSLPEVSPEQPIEASSGQSQTEGVQQIQTISSGSEPGSSTSVATPNTSWRQITPHSRQQQSATHLVLIQQSSSGYEPETGDERIVPSTPTLFAPRRADGFSEVISSPHPQVPHAARFTFTEASRPGQSALVPGGNLEGMDDTQIDLSQLDESSATTTGRSVPNTPKLISPHDVDSAAGEGSSSTAQQQSAQQSQSGQQSQAEQQQEQQQEEEQQEAVDLRQPDAEAGTSQSQPQITIEEHVDDDENDDDEDDDEDDDDDGNENESENLDHTASTSERTKSDKEDSNLPSGEEPEGTDGVSSEGEKAPGAEGMEIEEGREAEASTSITTRSRSAGMHHGVQQVARRATGRISRGRTPIVWNQGGGRGRDSIGVRAQPMMQEPNSVNRNTFQQSPPRGQRGRRMRRPNSGGYMRY from the exons GCAAGCTTGAACTTCAAGGAGAAGCGTATGGATCAGGAGAAGGAAATGCTGAATAATCAGATTGTGACCCTGAGGGAGGATTTGAATAGGAATATTGCCGAAATGCAGACCATTCGCCGTGACAATACCGTGAACAATATCAAGTTGGAAACAAAGTTGACAGAGAAGACTGAAGAATTGAAGATTTCGCAGAATACCGTGGCACATCTCGAAGAGGCAAATGCATCGTTGATGACAAAATTGGAGGAATTGAATACGAAACTGAAGCAGAATCATGAGGAGAGTGATAAGATGATTATGTCGTATCAGAAGGAATTGTCAACTAAAATGAACCTCGTTGATGTCCTTAAGGCTTCGATCAATGAGAATCAGGATCAGATTAAGGATTTGAGTAATTGCATAACAGAATTGAAGAAACTGCTGAATGAGGCAAGTGAGAAGAGCGGAGAGTTGGAGACTAAGCTAAAGGGTATTGAGTTGAAGCATGCTGAAGAGTTGGAGGAGAAGGATTCGACCATTCAGCAGCTCAGGCAGGAAATTGAGCATGCCAATGAGCTGTTGAAGGAAGTTCAGGAGCAAAATATTGAACATGCAATGCAGCAATTGGCACCATCGGCGGCGGCTTCGAGTAAATTGATCAAATCGGGAATGACACTAACGGAGATTTATTCGTTGTACGTGAAGACAACAGAGGAGTTGCAGGTGACGAAGAAGGAGAACAACAGGCTGAATTTGCAGATCAGGACAATTCTTCAGGAGTTGGAGGAGAAGGCACCATTAATAAGGAAGCAGAATTTGGAGTATCAGAAGATAGAAGAGGCCAACGCGGAGTTGACGCAACAACTGGATGAATTGATGAAGCAGAGAGTTGAATCTGCGGATGAATACAATGGAACAATTGCAAAATTGAGTTACATGGAGAGGGAGAACAAGAAATTGAAACAGAGTCAGGCTGACCTTGGAAGGCAGGTGTGCTTCCTGGTGAAGGAGATTGAACAGATGCGCGGTGGATTTACGTCGGAACCAGATCAGAGTATTACTTCGGATATGTCAGCCAATGAGGTGATTTCGAAGAAATTGGTGACATTTGGAGATATTCAGGAATTACAGGAAAACAACCAGAAGCTCCTCAATGTAGTGAGGGATTTGAGTACGAAGCTCGAGGAGATGGAAGAGGCTGAAAACAGTATGGACAAGGCGTCGTATGAGGCAAAGATTGCCAACTACTCCAAGAGACTCAATGAATTGCAATCTGCTCAGGAGTATCAGACACAGATGATGACGATTTGTATGCAACAGAGAGATCGTTTCAAGAAACTCTATCACGATGTTCTCAAGAACAGCGGGAAGGCCTTCAATCTCGATGGATCACTAAGTGGACAAGATCAAATGGAAGGAATGGAAGAAGAAACTCCTCTGGCTTCCAATAGCAGTGTAACGTCCAATGAGAATTCCCTCGTGAAGGACAAAAAGATCACTGAACTTGAAGGGAAACTCAAGGAATCTGCTGAACAATTGAAGACACTAAAGGAAGAGTACGAGAACTATCGCAAGGAACGTACGACGAATGAGAAGATGCTCAATGAGCAATTTGAAACAATGCGCAATGAAATACTCTCTCTAACATCATCCAATTGCAAACTAATGTCAACTGTCGAATTTAACAGTGAGCAAATTAAGCTGCAACAGAAAAATCAAGCCATGTACAAGAAACAGATTGAAACACTTGAAGATCGTAACAAGAATTACGAGAATTCCATCGTGAAGCACGAACAGACAATTATGATTCTCAAAGATGAGGTCATCAATTcccagacgaaatgttcaaggGCTGAAGTGATGGCGGATAATCTCAAGCAGGAACTGAGGATCCTGAAAGATTCAGAATCTAGATTGCAACTCGAACGGGAAGCTTTGCATCGGGAACGTCACAGTCACAATCTCCTGATGAACAATCTCGAGATGATCAAAGCGAGTTTCGAGAGATCAGAGACTGAGGGAAAACTTCGTCTGGAAACGCGTCTCGATGAAGCAACACGTGAATGCTCGGCACTGAGGAGGCGTCTTCAGGAGGAGCAAGATCGTTTCCGTGAACTAGTTCAAGATCTCGAACGACAAACTGAGACAGCAAAGAAGCGAATGAATGATGAGTTGTCTCAGGTTGACAAAATCCGGGATGAACTACGTCAGAGTCGTGAAGATGTCATGGCAAAGACGAAACAGATTGAAGATCTCAGTCACAAACTCCAAGAGAGTCTTACGCCAAATAAAAGTGACAATCCAATTGCTCAAGCACAGAAACGTGTCAAGGAAATGGAGTTCCAAAATAGTGAATATCGCCTGGAGATTGAGAGCCTGCAGAAGGAATTGATGACGACGAAGGAACACGTTCAGCAGTACTGCAAACTGTCGGAGAGTGCAGAGAAGGAACTCAAGGATATGAGTGTTGAATATGAGCAACTCAAAACGACCACAGCAGCAGAAATTTCTAAGCTGAGAGAGAGTGAATCATCCTTAAAGACACGTGTTGAAGAGCTCGAAACAGAGATCTCACTACAGATCACAGGAGCGCAACTCAATGTGGATCAAGATGAGTCAACACAGTTGCGAAAGACACAAACAGAACTGAGGGACGTCCTGCAGAAACTCAGTGAAGTTAATCGAGAACTGAGGGATGCTAGAGATGAGTTGAGTAGCCTAAGGAATTCTCTGCAGAGTGTTGAGGCTAAATATGCCAATGAGATGGTATTGCATTCAACTGATCTGCAAGCACTGAGTTCCCTCAAGGATGAACTCAATAAGCTGAAGGAAACAATGGTTGAGTTCAAGATTCAACGCGACAGAGCCATTGAGGAGTTGGAATGCACGAAACGAGGTTGGGCAGAGACTGAGAAGCATCTAAAAGCTGATAGAGTGTCTCTCGAGGAGCGTCTGAAGGACCTCGATGCCCAGAATGCAGCTCTTCACGATCAAGTTCAAGAACTGAGCACAAAGATGACATTTGTAGGAGTTGGTGCAACTGATGCATCAGACAAGGATGATTCAGTTGCAGATTCATCCTTGATTAACCGATCCCTCAATGATGATGAGGCTAAACCCAATTCTGGGCAGTTGTTGCAAATTATTAAGTATTTGCGCAAGGAGAAAGACATTGCGTATGCTGAAGTTGAAGTTCTCCGAGCAGAAAATACGCGTCTGCAGGCCGAAACGAAGATTGTACAGAAGAAACTTGATGATACAAATACCGCTTTGGTGAATGAGCGTACCAAGTCAGAAGTTGGAATTGTCAGTGCGACGAAACATGAAGATATTCTAAGAAAGGTGGAGACACTCAATGCCATCACAGATAGCAACAGGAGCCTGAGGGAGGAGCGTGATCTGTTGCAGAGCAAAATTAAAGATCTCACAACTCACATTACCACAGTTGAATTGGAGTTGTTCCCATTGCAGGAGAAAAATCGGGAGATACAGGCGAAGATTGATGAAAAGGAGGCTGAGAATACAACACTTCGTGTAGAGGTCACAAGATGGCGTCAACGTGCCAATCAATTGATTGAACGcagcaataaaaccaatccGGACATTTACAAGAATCTGCAGAATGAGAGGGAGAGTCTAGCTAAGATGTTGACGAATGAACGAGAAATTCTCAAGAAGACCACTGAGGAGTTGACAAATATCAAAAATGACAAATCTCGTGTTGACACAGAAGTGACAAATCTGTCAAAACAAGTGTCAACTTTGACGGAAGAAgccaaaaaacaaaatgaaacacTGAGCAATCTCCAAGCGACCAACACCAAGTTGATGCACGAATTGATGGAGGTGAAGAATTCAATTCTCACCAAGGAAGATGAAATCAAGAAACTGAGTGATGAGGTGACAGCTAGAGATACCCAGATGACAGAAGTCAAGAATAAAGAAATACAGATTCGTAAGATAGCCAAACGCTACAAGGATCTCTATTTTGAACTGAAGAACAAGGAAGAAGGGAAAGAAGGAGAAGCTTCAGAGGAGAATCAGCAGAATCTCAGCACAGAAGCAGGTACATCAAAACAGGAACCTGATCGAGCTCTCCAGGATAAGATTACAGAACTCAATTCACAGCTATTTGCGGCACAGGAAGAAGTTGATACACTGAAGAAGGAAAATGAAACACTTAAGCAATTCCGCGAGAAAGATGATCGTAGTATGCAGCAACTGAAGGAAGCCAAGGCTAGGATTATGACATTGCAGGAAACCAAGGGAGTGATGAACAGGGAATTGGCAACAGCCAAGAGTCAATTGCAGACTGTCGAACAGTCACATGATCTTGTAATTGCAGAACTCAAGAGTCAATATGAAAGTCGACTTGCACGTCTTGAAAAGGATTTGGGCGATGCAAAGGAGAATCAGGAGACAATTTTGCGTCTACAGCGTGACAATGAAGCATTGGTGGTGCGAGTAAATCAACTCCATCGTCAGTTGCAGATGCCTCAGGGTGCCAAACCATCTACAAGCTCAAGCACCACCGAAAAGAATATAAGTGAATGTCCAAGAACTGCCAATGTTAAGCCAATGGCTGGACCTAGCCATCAGTCGGCTACAGTGACTCCATGGAGAGGTGGAGAGACTCCTCTGGCCAGCATTAGACCCATGTCAGTGCAGAATAGGACAGCAGCCGTACTTCCCACCAATGTGGCTACTGTCCAGGGTTCCAGCTCAAGTGTGACAGCTCTCGTTCCGCCTCAGCAACAAGTTCACACAACAG GCAATAACTCGGGTGAAGCCATGTCGTCATCTCCAACAAGTTCCCATACAGACTACATGCCTGCAACAAGTTCAGCAACTGTTGTTGTAGCTGCAGTTCCTCCAATGGGAACTGCTTCAACGCCCGCCGAGAGCTCTCAGGAGGCTGAGAGTGTTCCTACGGGAAATAATGGAGAGTCCTCCTTTAGTTCAACTTCCACGTCTCAGTTGGTGGTATCTGGAGGACAGCAGCAACAAGCTGTAGCTCTGGTATCACCAAGGGTTGAGGGAGGAAGTTCTCAGAATGTCATTGCGCCTCAGGCAATTGAACAGAGTCAAACACCTAGCACTTCTGGTACTTCGTCATCTTCATCGGCATTGGGGAATCAGGCCGTGATTATTAGTAGTCACCATCAGGCGTCTTCTAGTAGTACGGTGACGACGACTCAAGCGGGATCACATAAGCGTCCGAGGGATGTTGAGGGAGACAGTTCAACAGGGAATGCTGAAGAGGTAGGAGAGAAATCGCAGCCGCAGATGAAGAGGACACGAGTTCAGGCGGGTGAGACATTCCAGGGAGTTAGTGAGTCTGGGCTTGATGTTGAGTATCAGGTGCCGACTTCTTCTCAGCGTGATCAAGAGGATGACATCATTGTGGTGGATTCGGAGGAGGAAGAAGATGATGGAATGGCTGATGAAGGAACACCAGATGATGGTCCGTTTGACGATGAAGCTGATGAGATGGAAGCTTATGAGCAGGAACAGGAGATTGTGAATTACGATGAGGGAGATGGTCCTGATATTGATGAAGACAATGTTCCATCGGATAACAATGAAGTTGAAGTGGATGACAGCAATGAGATTCCGAATCAGTCGGGGAGTAGTTCAAGCAATGGACAAATAGCTCCAGATGCAGGGAGTAGTACGTCACAGGTGGGTCAGAGTAGTCTACCGGAAGTGTCTCCTGAGCAACCCATTGAAGCGTCATCGGGTCAGAGTCAGACGGAAGGAGTACAGCAAATCCAGACGATCAGCAGTGGAAGTGAGCCCGGTTCTTCAACATCCGTCGCGACTCCAAATACTTCCTGGCGTCAGATAACACCACATTCGCGTCAGCAGCAATCGGCTACGCATCTGGTGCTCATACAACAGAGTAGTTCGGGTTATGAGCCAGAAACGGGAGATGAAAGAATTGTTCCCAGCACTCCGACACTTTTTGCCCCAAGGAGAGCTGATGGTTTCAGTGAAGTGATCAGTTCACCACATCCTCAAGTCCCTCATGCTGCCAGATTCACCTTCACCGAAGCCTCACGACCAGGGCAGTCAGCCCTGGTGCCGGGAGGAAATCTCGAAGGAATGGATGACACACAAATTGATCTGTCGCAACTGGATGAATCAAGCGCAACTACAACTGGACGAAGTGTTCCGAATACGCCAAAACTCATCTCGCCTCATGACGTGGACTCGGCTGCTGGTGAGGGATCATCCAGCACAGCTCAGCAACAGTCAGCACAACAGTCGCAGAGTGGTCAGCAATCGCAGGCGGAGCAGCAACAAGAGCAGCAACAGGAAGAGGAACAGCAGGAAGCAGTTGATCTTAGGCAACCCGATGCAGAAGCCGGTACAAGTCAAAGTCAGCCCCAAATAACAATTGAAGAACACGTGGATGATGATGAGAATGACGATGATGAGGATGATGAcgaagatgatgatgatgatggaa ATGAAAATGAATCTGAAAATCTGGATCATACAGCATCAACATCCGAAAGAACCAAGTCTGACAAGGAGGATTCCAATTTACCGAGTGGAGAAGAGCCCGAAGGGACAGATGGAGTGAGCTCGGAGGGAGAAAAGGCGCCTGGTGCTGAAGGAATGGAG ATTGAGGAGGGGCGCGAAGCAGAAGCCTCCACGAGTATTACAACACGTTCCCGAAGTGCAGGAATGCATCATGGTGTTCAGCAGGTGGCAAGAAGGGCCACGGGGCGCATTTCGCGCGGAAGGACGCCAATTGTGTGGAATCAAGGTGGTGGACGAG GTCGAGATTCGATTGGCGTCAGGGCACAGCCCATGATGCAGGAGCCCAATTCGGTCAATAGAAATACGTTCCAACAGTCACCGCCACGTGGTCAACGTGGTAGACGAATGCGTCGACCAAATAGTGGAGGGTATATGAGGTACTAA